In Bacteroidales bacterium, the genomic stretch TTAACATTGGCAACTTCCGTTGCAACGTACATGCCTGTCTCTTCCTTTACGCGCCGGAGCCAGGGAAGAGCGGCTGAGCCATGCCCTTCAAAGGCATTCGGGCGTGTTCTCGGTTTCCATAATCCGGACCGGAAAATCCGTATGCCCATTTGCGATAATGAACGTGCCACTGTCAGCACCTGTTCTTCGGATTCCGCACTGCACGGCCCGGCAATTATCAGAGGCCTCTCCTCCGAAACCCCCGGTAGTCTGAATGGTTCAATTTTCATATTCACGCGTTTTATCCTGTAACTGATTTTCCTTTTTCGTATTCACCCAATATGGTAAGATCGCTTGTAAAAGGCCTTATGGCTTCAAGTGACTGCAAATACAAACGATAGTCAGTAAACATCATATCCACATAAAAATGGTATTCCCAGTCTCTGCCCGGTATGGGCATGGACTGTATCTTGGTCAGGTTCATGTTATAATACGACAGGATGGACAAAATCTTTGAAAGCCCTCCGATTTCATGTGCAAGGGAAAAAGAAACCGATGATTTGTTGATGCGCCCGTTCCCTTTAATATTGCCGTTGGTATCCTTGACAATAAGGAAACGCGTGTAATTCATTTTGTTGCTTTCAATCCCTTCGGCCAGGATTTCCAGATTGTATTTTTCAGCAGCGTACTTGCTGGCAATGGCGCCTACTCCCCTGAGCTGTTTTTCGGCTATTTCCTTTGCACTGATGGCGGTATCGATGCTATCTACCAGTCTGATATGGGGATAGTTGCCAAAAAACTGCTGTGACTGCAGTATCGCCATAGGATGGGAAAAAACCTCGCTGAGATCGCTGATGGACTGGCCCGGAAGTGCAACAAGGTTGAGGGTAATCTGAAGGTAAATTTCGCCGATGATCTTCATACCCGATTCCTTAAGAATGGTATAATTGGGGAGGATACTTCCGGCCAGGGAATTTTCGATGGCCATTATTCCCACGTCAGCTTCCCTTGCCTTCAGCGATGCAAACAAGTCCTTGAACGTATCATTGGGTATGATTTCTATCGGCTGGTTTTCAAAGTAAAGGCGGGCGGCAATGTCATGAAATGCTCCAAAACCACCCTGAATGGCAATCCGCAATGTTTTGTTTTTCGTTAATGAATCCATAGCAACTATATTTAAAAAAAAATCCCGGATACTGTCCGGGATTATCACAAAACGCCTTCTGCGTGTCCAGATAATCCCGTCACGTTATTCCAAAAAAATAAAAATAAAAACCCGATGTAATTTTCCTCTTCATTCTTCAAGAGCTTTATCAGACGCAAATATAATATATTGAAGTCAGAATTGCAAAAAATATTTATACTTGTGGTATAACAACCCTATTTAGTATGACACGCAGGGAGCGTTTTGAGAGGTTCATTGCCTATTTTTCGGAGACAATGCCGGTAGCTGAAACGGAGCTTTTGTATAAGGATCCCTATCAGTTGCTGGTAGCTGTAATCCTTTCGGCCCAATGCACCGACAAAAGAGTTAATCTGATTACCCCTGCGTTTTTCAGGCGTTTCCCCGACGTGTTTGCCCTGGCCAAAGCATCCGAAAAAGAGGTATTTCCCTTCATCAGTACCTGCTCTTATCCCAACAGCAAAGCAAGGTATCTGGTTGGCATGGCCAGAACAGTAGTGGACAATTTCAACGGCACGATACCGGAAGATCCGGATCAACTGCAGAAAATTCCCGGAGTAGGAAGAAAGACAGCGCACGTTATGGCCTCTGTTTTATACAACCGTCCGGTGCTGGCTGTTGACACCCATGTATTCCGCGTAGCTGCCCGTCTGGGACTTACATACAGGGCAAAGAATCCCCTGCAGACCGAACGGCAGTTAGTGGAGTTCATCCCCGAAGACCTCATTCCCAAAGCCCATCATTGGTTAATACTTCACGGACGGTATATCTGTCAGGCACGAAAGCCCAAATGCCATCAATGCGGACTTACCGATATCTGCAAATATTATAACCGGCAAAATAAACCGGCTTGATAAAGCATACAATCAAGCTCAAAATGTTTTATTATTTTTGACCGTAAAGCGTTTTTCAGTTATGCGTACCATTGCAGGGATTCTGATTATTGCAGGGCTGGCCATGATCCCCTCCTCCTTTTCCCTGAAGCGGATTGACTACAGGGAAAGCCGGAATAAAAATGTGTGCAAGGTTCTGAAAGGAGATGTACTGCTGTACTTTGTTTTTGTTGACAACAAAGAAACTGCGCCCTGGACTGAATTTGATATCCGGACCACCCTTGATTCCATTGCAACGGCAGTAAAGTGGCTGCACAACCAGGCTGCAGCAGCAGGAGTTCCCCTGCGAATAAAAACGGATTATTATATAGGTAAGGAATATTCCACCGTAAGCAGAAATCTGACGTATGGTACGGTAAGCAAAACCATCGAAAAACTGGGGCTCAGAAAAGGGCTGGAAGAGCTGAATACCTGGGGCGACAATGTGGCCAAGAGGGTTGGAAGCGCCTATGTAATGCCTGAAAAAGACGGGATTCCCGAAATCAAAAATCCCAGGAACAAGGAAAGGCTGGTTGCCTTTTTACGCGACGACCACGCTGTGGAAAGTGTTGCCCTTCTGTTTTTCCTCAATAATTATTTCCGGGTTGATATATCGCTGCAGGTGAACACCTTCGATACAAATGATGTTGAGTTTGGGATAGTCAGTTACAAATACCCTTCGGAAATTGCCCACAATTTTCTGCATCTTTTCGGGGCAGCCGATCTGTATAAAACTCCTTTCCGCAAGAGTGAACGCAAAATCCGGCTGGCCAAGAATGAGTTTCCTGACGATATTATGCAGGATCCTTATGGAAGGAGCATTGAAAGCATGTCCATCGGACCATTGACCCGTTATCTCATTGGATGGACCGATTCGCTCGACCCCGCCTATGCCGATCTGTTAACCGACCGGACATACTGACAACAAAATCCCATTCAATGCATTTATTAAACTTCACGGTACAGGAAAAGGAAGACATCTGGTTAATCCTGCCAGAATAAAGTAAAAGCACAGCTTAATGCACAATTTCTTTGAACAAACATTTTCAGAAACTTATGATCACTCCGCCTCAATTTTAACCACCTACTATTTTTTTTATTCAAAAAATTTGTACTTTTACTCAACTAAGTCAAACAACGACCTTTAAACCCTAACCCTATGTGGCTGCGAAATATTTCTGTCAAAACCGGTTCCTTTCTCGGCTTGCTGCTCGCACTTGCCATGATGACCGGATGCCGGTCAGAAGGGAGTAAGAATACCAGTAACGAACAAAATACCGTAGATCTTACTGCCGGAGATGAGATATTTGAAGACCTGAACGAAGCGAAAAAAGTCTTTTACTCGCTCCCCTCCCCGCTTGAAACAGCAGTTTTGCTGAAATCAGCCGGAGCCAAGTACAATGAAAGTCTTCTGAACCCCTTATCCAACGCCAATAACTATACTACCAACAGGCAGATGGCGCTGAACCTGGGAATTTTCTCGACCGACCTCAGTTTTGCCAGTCTTTTTGACCAGACGCAGACTTCCATCAATTATATGCAGGCCGCTAAAAAGATGGCCGATGGTCTGGGCATCCTTGATGCCATCGATCAGACCACCATCGATCGCCTGGAAGAAAACGTGAACAACCGGGATGAACTGATGAATATTATCTCCGAAACACTCATGTCGTCCAATTCCTTCCTGCTGGAAAACGAACGCAAAGCAGTGGCAAGCATCGTACTGGTGGGCGGCTGGGTAGAAGGACTCTATATTGCCACTCAGCTCGTGGGAAAAAGCCCGGTGAAAGAAAATAAACTCGTAGAGAGGATTGTGGAACAAAAGTTCTCGCTCGAAATTGTATTGCGACTTCTTGAAGAAAACAAAGATAACCCTGATGTTGAAAGCATTCTTGAACAAATGAATGATCTGAAAAAAACCTTCGACAAGATTACCATCAAAACCTCTGCCATCACGCCGGTAGAAGATCCCAAAACCAATGTAACACTCCTCAAATCCAAATCGGAAATTCAGATCACACAGGAAATATTTGACGAACTGCGCGAGAAGGCTAAAAACATCAGAACCAACTTTACATTATAAATACCGCGACGTATGAAAAAAGTCTTACAAGCAACCCTTGCTATAGCAATTCTGGTCATGGT encodes the following:
- the nth gene encoding endonuclease III, with product MTRRERFERFIAYFSETMPVAETELLYKDPYQLLVAVILSAQCTDKRVNLITPAFFRRFPDVFALAKASEKEVFPFISTCSYPNSKARYLVGMARTVVDNFNGTIPEDPDQLQKIPGVGRKTAHVMASVLYNRPVLAVDTHVFRVAARLGLTYRAKNPLQTERQLVEFIPEDLIPKAHHWLILHGRYICQARKPKCHQCGLTDICKYYNRQNKPA
- a CDS encoding prephenate dehydratase, whose translation is MDSLTKNKTLRIAIQGGFGAFHDIAARLYFENQPIEIIPNDTFKDLFASLKAREADVGIMAIENSLAGSILPNYTILKESGMKIIGEIYLQITLNLVALPGQSISDLSEVFSHPMAILQSQQFFGNYPHIRLVDSIDTAISAKEIAEKQLRGVGAIASKYAAEKYNLEILAEGIESNKMNYTRFLIVKDTNGNIKGNGRINKSSVSFSLAHEIGGLSKILSILSYYNMNLTKIQSMPIPGRDWEYHFYVDMMFTDYRLYLQSLEAIRPFTSDLTILGEYEKGKSVTG